GAGGTCcattcaactccaattgCTAAAGATCGCTATCCACATATTCGAAAGCTTGGGTGATCATCGTTACTTGGTTAAATTATACAACTTGGCTTTGACCAAGTATCTTCATTGTCTTCCTCCGGATGACCaattgagattgaaacagaagttggaagacttAAAAGTTTCAAATCCCGACTTACCACTTCCCTACTGGGATCCGTTCCTTGTTAGGTCGGTAAAATTTATACCAAACTCCAATAAAAATGAGTTGGTTCCTTTTCCCAAAGATAGCTTACCAAAATCTTCAGGAAATGAAGATGCCCATGCGCctttcatcttcaatccTTTTGAAAAGAGTACTGCACAGACATTTAGTAATGAGAAACTTTTAATTAAGGATGAACTATACCAACTAAAGGTGACACTTCAAAACCCTTTTAGTTTCGAGTTAGAGGTTAGTGATATTCTGGTATCAAGTGCGGATGATTTCCCTCTTGAGACTGTACGAATGGCACTTGGACCAGCCAATGAGGGACTCTTCAATGGTAGACCCAAACTCAATGGGCTAAACTCTCCAGTTCCTTCAAGGCTGCTTACTCAAAGTAAGTTTTCCGTGAACAATCCCAAATCAAGAAATGAAAAGGCACTTGCTGATTCTAAAAGTGCTTCCGCTCCGGGATTGAACACTTTTGATACAAATGGGACCACCAGTTACAATAGTACCACTTCTCATGTGGTTTCATTAATTGTCCCTGCAAATTCGTTTGAAGTCTTTACATTTCCTTTCAAAGCGTTGAAGTCAGGAGAGGTATGTTTGGATGGTCTTCATATATCCATAGGCAAATGTGATTCCCTGAAGTTTTACATTGTCAAGGATGTAAAATATGACATCAGTAATAAAATCAAGCCAATTAAAGACAAGAAGCCAAAAGATTCTGaggattcttcaagtctgaAAGCCACCAGTGAACAAATAACTAGGTCTGTACTAAACTTGAACGTCATTGAACCTCAACCAACTTTATCACTAGTGGATCTTCTGGTTACTAACGGATGGCTAATGTTACTTGAAGGAGAGAAGTACAAGTTTCTGATTAGACTTGAGAATCTGTCTAAGGAGATAATCAACTATTTGTCATTTTCCTTTTGGGATTCAACCATCCAGATGTGGACTTCAAGGCTAAGTAATAGTGTGGTCGGCAATCAGCTTTCAGCACTTGAGATATATGAACTTGAATGgcttttgatcaaactcaagtcttttaaaatcttgaacaagaggGAGATCAGTGAGAAATATAATACTATCAAACCCAACCAGGAAATTAGAATCAACTATGAGGTAACTGGTAAAAAGAATATGACTGAACTGAAGATAATCTTGGAATATGCCAATAAAAAGGCCGATAACCCAAAAAATAGCTTTCTCAAGAGCATTGAGGTGCCATTAAATTTAACAGTGATTCCTTCAATTGAATTGATAAATTGTGATATACTTCCACTATTTTCATCCACCTTAAACGGATTCAAAAGCTCATCTGCAAATGAAAAGGAAGCCTTGAAGAACCTCGGTGATCTCAAACTCTTCATGAAGAACATCGATGGAAATAAAGACATTTCGGATTATTGTTTGATTATCTTAGACTTGAGAAACTCCTGGTCAGAGGAGTTGAGTATTTCTATCAACTTTATGTCAGGAGCTGACCAAGtgttcaagatcaatgatACATTAAGACCAAGAAAGGCCGCAAGATATTTGATACCGACAAGGAGAGTTGGattcaaggatttggatTTCAATAAGAGAATTCCTTCATTGAGAAACAAGCAGTATGTTAAAGACTACCTGATTTCTGAAGctgaagatcttgaaatGAGACAATCTTTTTGGCTTCGGGAGAATTTCTTAAGTAGAATCAGTGGTAAGTGGTCCAATTCAGTAAGGCACGGAACCATCAGCTTCAGAAGTATAAGGCTCACTAATAAGATGGTCAACTCATTAATGTACTCGAGAATCAAGATCACCCACCACATTTTGAACGAGGAAGACCTCTCTTGCGTTGCCCGTTCTGGGGTTCACTTAGCGTTACAAACTGAACAGTTCTACATCATGAGGACCGTTATTACTAATTATTCCGACCAACCAATCTCAGGTATCCTAAGACATTTGCCATATCCGTTGATTAACAGCAGCCAAAATTATTCCCAGATACCCCACAAAGATCAACTAAATATCGACAAGAAGATTCTATTCAACGGACTATTACAATTAAAGTTACCAGAAGTCGTCGAGCCAAATCAGTCTTTGACAGTGGATTTGAGTTTTACTATCCTCGAGCGAGGAGAATACGAGTGGGGATCAT
The sequence above is drawn from the Yamadazyma tenuis chromosome 3, complete sequence genome and encodes:
- a CDS encoding uncharacterized protein (COG:U; BUSCO:EOG0926077L; EggNog:ENOG503NUM4) encodes the protein MLSNRYNYVAPARVKVLVVPINHPTPAEFDGFVATLRAGSEIRLLDITPMSQLKYFNPQSFPSGKLLYEISTSVPDNESIFLHDFEPSRKTFIVLGVGKYSPDVDTDGEKFNSQLKKLYPSTIVQNTIMFDTPDDIIKVLNPSNNHSMKSCFYFNSTKQNLTLMETIMCEVSRNFLFHLDEYATSYQNITLRSPVSITNSQLLAKTINKAQKRLSSGGTGSLKVSFNNNGTVTGQMDAKNKTQVRNNGRQSKLMASFYLLAGKYVDALNNFTDALLYLRKSDDSVWLASALEGVGVVIILLNHISVPYQLPNAVLATVLSLSKGKIRDMSIDNVARRVSNDSLSRVPSNSNSPNGHAITSPRTSTGSLSSSPIGAGPDLGLVAVPELIKRITIKVDSFFQNSTDDFENTVPDIVYIESLLRQINFMVAVFNRGIDVNHEFYTGLVNGTIKPNGHRTNPWFTAADILHEVDKIFSLQLVDLNLVDQCRIYCSIASTYNELGMYRKKAFMLRTLLVGLLPSIQSNIPEITYSRNSNANNSEITESAPGNGATGSEQVKEIIELLFFDYGIDLNDQESKTNSGSQWRSIQLQLLKIAIHIFESLGDHRYLVKLYNLALTKYLHCLPPDDQLRLKQKLEDLKVSNPDLPLPYWDPFLVRSVKFIPNSNKNELVPFPKDSLPKSSGNEDAHAPFIFNPFEKSTAQTFSNEKLLIKDELYQLKVTLQNPFSFELEVSDISVSSADDFPLETVRMALGPANEGLFNGRPKLNGLNSPVPSRSLTQSKFSVNNPKSRNEKALADSKSASAPGLNTFDTNGTTSYNSTTSHVVSLIVPANSFEVFTFPFKALKSGEVCLDGLHISIGKCDSSKFYIVKDVKYDISNKIKPIKDKKPKDSEDSSSSKATSEQITRSVLNLNVIEPQPTLSLVDLSVTNGWLMLLEGEKYKFSIRLENSSKEIINYLSFSFWDSTIQMWTSRLSNSVVGNQLSALEIYELEWLLIKLKSFKILNKREISEKYNTIKPNQEIRINYEVTGKKNMTESKIILEYANKKADNPKNSFLKSIEVPLNLTVIPSIELINCDILPLFSSTLNGFKSSSANEKEALKNLGDLKLFMKNIDGNKDISDYCLIILDLRNSWSEELSISINFMSGADQVFKINDTLRPRKAARYLIPTRRVGFKDLDFNKRIPSLRNKQYVKDYSISEAEDLEMRQSFWLRENFLSRISGKWSNSVRHGTISFRSIRLTNKMVNSLMYSRIKITHHILNEEDLSCVARSGVHLALQTEQFYIMRTVITNYSDQPISGILRHLPYPLINSSQNYSQIPHKDQLNIDKKILFNGLLQLKLPEVVEPNQSLTVDLSFTILERGEYEWGSLLDAVSDSIEAFKVTSRESVYVVAS